The following proteins are co-located in the Micromonospora viridifaciens genome:
- a CDS encoding plasmid pRiA4b ORF-3 family protein, which translates to MSPVSRNRRRNGKKRSVRSGAPLVVVGEPEECDCPYCAGEQPTAEQISDLLPRSVDIDAMQDPIEVELVAAMLLAIGAALGDDLDAAMRELFVPTFEAQATPEARAMLAGIASVADGEVSRAASEAARRLADGGVSAPPWLAELDAPITFEECLRFADPAGLTFLLTGRFQRAGRSHVVGVSLDDCDCGGVGEILLIDAGQWPEAREAFLSELRAGGVDVTEEKVRPVDFRRAVEDALDARADHDRFDPEPLDELVDEDGPSYPVLTLLLRSRIRALPAPRQRKRGQLPDAELDVASISALLDVLQPAGRAGGVPAQRRPASLPTKRKKSDGPAPIYQIKVGLRGARPPIWRRIEVPADISLARLHKLIQAAFDWHDYHLHVFETRYGSFGRPDADLGHRAASRVTLEQVAPAAGDKLSYTYDFGDNWEHDILVEKVLDRDASVPYPRCVGGRRAAPPEDCGGVWGYAELVEILGDPTHPEHSDRLDWLDLDDPAEFDPAHFNAKAVTEALQRQR; encoded by the coding sequence GTGAGTCCAGTGAGCCGCAATCGGCGTCGCAACGGGAAGAAGCGATCAGTTCGAAGCGGGGCGCCGCTCGTCGTGGTCGGCGAACCGGAGGAATGCGACTGCCCGTACTGCGCCGGGGAGCAGCCCACGGCGGAACAGATCAGCGACCTGCTTCCGCGGTCGGTCGACATCGATGCCATGCAGGATCCGATAGAGGTGGAGCTTGTCGCCGCGATGTTGCTGGCGATCGGGGCCGCCCTTGGCGACGACCTCGACGCGGCGATGCGGGAACTGTTCGTGCCGACGTTCGAGGCGCAGGCCACCCCGGAGGCGCGGGCGATGCTGGCGGGGATCGCCTCCGTCGCCGACGGCGAGGTCAGTCGGGCTGCGAGCGAGGCGGCCCGCCGGCTCGCTGACGGCGGCGTCAGCGCGCCACCCTGGCTCGCCGAGCTGGACGCCCCGATCACCTTCGAGGAGTGCCTCCGCTTCGCCGATCCAGCGGGGTTGACGTTTCTGCTGACCGGCAGGTTCCAGCGGGCCGGCCGGTCGCACGTCGTCGGCGTTTCCTTGGACGACTGCGACTGTGGCGGCGTCGGTGAGATCCTGCTCATCGATGCGGGCCAGTGGCCGGAGGCGCGCGAGGCGTTCCTGTCCGAGCTGCGCGCCGGCGGGGTCGACGTGACGGAGGAAAAGGTGCGGCCGGTGGACTTCCGCCGGGCCGTGGAGGACGCACTGGACGCCCGCGCCGATCACGACCGCTTCGACCCTGAGCCGCTGGACGAGCTCGTCGATGAGGACGGCCCCAGCTACCCGGTGCTGACCCTGCTGCTGCGCAGCCGGATCCGGGCGCTTCCCGCGCCTCGGCAGCGTAAGCGGGGCCAGCTGCCCGACGCCGAACTGGACGTCGCGTCGATCTCCGCGCTGCTCGATGTGCTGCAGCCGGCGGGACGGGCCGGTGGCGTACCCGCCCAGCGTCGCCCGGCCAGCCTGCCGACGAAGCGCAAGAAGTCCGACGGCCCGGCACCGATCTACCAGATCAAGGTGGGCCTGCGGGGTGCGCGGCCGCCGATCTGGCGGCGGATCGAGGTGCCCGCCGACATCAGCCTCGCCCGCCTGCACAAGCTGATTCAGGCCGCGTTCGACTGGCATGACTACCACCTGCACGTCTTCGAGACCCGGTACGGCAGCTTCGGCCGCCCCGACGCCGACCTTGGTCACCGGGCCGCATCGCGGGTCACCCTGGAACAGGTCGCTCCCGCCGCCGGCGACAAGCTGAGCTACACGTACGACTTCGGCGACAACTGGGAACACGACATCCTCGTGGAGAAGGTCCTCGACCGGGACGCGTCGGTGCCGTACCCGCGCTGTGTCGGCGGGCGGCGGGCCGCGCCGCCGGAGGACTGCGGCGGCGTGTGGGGGTACGCGGAGCTGGTGGAGATCCTCGGCGACCCCACCCACCCCGAGCACAGTGACCGGCTGGACTGGCTGGACCTGGACGACCCGGCTGAGTTCGATCCGGCCCACTTCAACGCAAAGGCGGTGACCGAAGCCCTGCAACGGCAGCGCTAG
- a CDS encoding DEAD/DEAH box helicase, which produces MPASDDRALLHLLTTDAPRAVADVSPMLGVRRFFTGSAKKQSAGAASEFLRHHHAAFLRNDGPRRLERLGAFTAPLDPGRLGFEALLDPALRFDLVSGQTAPAPEILDRSVVDGLPEALDAIAKVVAGEASYRSAAKEAGEKVRGAEVQRILQEMPVDALKTATRDRLRLGPLTEAGVSTVQEVLNVGLTLQALPGVGETSARRMLGAAQTLWQTTYDEMPVRIDINHRHPETTQLLRCLAEWDSCRQTRGAAADLERASELAPLRAALGGGASHLLVIPARQLAAAGLAESIQIVKRRAELLGMSSVSGRKSAGADPWDDFLARPADYFAMLSELGFVTEDEDAVHGDLPEEIIQAVRDQALDGEHLTASLRGYQSFAARFALVQRKVIIGDEMGLGKTVEAIAVLAHLRSRGKTHFLVVCPAAVVTNWVREVTAKSRLRPHRVHGPERDRAARAWMRDGGVAITTYETLAWWEPALRELRDLACVVVDEAHYIKNPQARRTIRTKQLVARSERAILLTGTPLENKVDEFRNLASYVRPDLTVDATDLSPKRFRRQIAPAYLRRNQEDVLTELPELIEVEEWLPMSAADISRYRAAVQHGNFMAMRQAAMLQGHQSAKVQRLIEIVREAEENERRVIVFSHFREVLDLVARSLPGPVFGPLTGSVPASHRQQLVDQFSSARHGAVLVAQIVAGGVGLNIQSASVVVICEPQLKPTTEAQAIARAHRMGQVQSVQVHRLLSEDSVDQRITELLAGKKQLFNEFARVSDMADSTPEAVDLSEAELVREVVAAERQRLFNRAAAEA; this is translated from the coding sequence GTGCCGGCGTCCGACGACCGCGCTCTGCTGCACCTACTCACCACGGACGCACCCCGCGCCGTCGCCGACGTCTCCCCCATGCTCGGCGTGCGCCGCTTCTTCACCGGGTCGGCGAAGAAACAATCGGCGGGCGCGGCAAGCGAGTTCCTGCGCCATCACCACGCGGCGTTCCTTCGGAACGATGGACCTCGTCGGTTGGAACGACTCGGTGCCTTCACCGCGCCTCTTGACCCGGGGCGGCTCGGGTTCGAGGCGCTCCTCGACCCAGCCCTCCGCTTCGACCTCGTCTCCGGGCAGACCGCCCCGGCACCCGAGATCCTGGACCGGTCGGTCGTCGACGGGCTGCCCGAGGCGCTGGACGCCATCGCCAAGGTCGTCGCCGGCGAAGCCTCGTACCGATCAGCGGCAAAGGAAGCGGGCGAGAAGGTCAGAGGCGCCGAGGTCCAACGGATCCTGCAGGAGATGCCGGTGGATGCGCTGAAGACTGCCACCCGCGATCGACTCCGGCTGGGGCCACTCACCGAGGCAGGGGTCAGCACGGTGCAGGAGGTGCTGAACGTCGGCTTGACCCTGCAGGCGCTTCCGGGCGTCGGGGAGACTTCAGCTCGGCGCATGCTCGGAGCAGCGCAGACCCTGTGGCAGACGACGTACGACGAGATGCCGGTGCGCATCGACATCAACCATCGCCACCCGGAGACCACCCAGCTGCTGCGCTGCCTCGCCGAGTGGGACTCTTGCCGGCAGACCCGAGGAGCGGCCGCCGACCTCGAACGTGCATCCGAACTCGCGCCGCTGCGGGCAGCCCTCGGCGGCGGAGCTAGCCACCTGCTCGTCATTCCCGCCAGGCAACTCGCCGCCGCAGGGCTTGCAGAGAGCATCCAGATCGTCAAGCGGCGAGCCGAACTACTCGGCATGTCTTCCGTATCCGGCCGGAAGAGCGCCGGCGCGGACCCGTGGGACGACTTCCTCGCCCGGCCCGCCGACTACTTCGCGATGCTCTCCGAGCTGGGCTTCGTCACCGAGGATGAAGACGCGGTGCACGGCGATCTCCCGGAGGAGATCATCCAGGCGGTGCGTGACCAGGCACTCGACGGTGAACACCTGACCGCGTCGCTGCGCGGCTACCAGAGCTTCGCCGCCCGCTTCGCCCTCGTGCAGCGCAAGGTCATCATCGGGGACGAGATGGGCCTCGGTAAGACCGTCGAGGCGATCGCGGTGCTCGCACACCTGCGCAGCAGGGGAAAGACACATTTCCTGGTGGTGTGCCCGGCCGCGGTGGTGACCAACTGGGTCCGCGAGGTCACCGCCAAGTCGAGGCTGCGCCCGCACCGCGTGCACGGACCGGAACGCGACCGGGCGGCCCGCGCATGGATGCGCGATGGCGGCGTCGCCATCACGACCTACGAGACGCTGGCGTGGTGGGAGCCGGCCCTGCGGGAACTCCGCGACCTGGCGTGCGTCGTGGTCGACGAGGCCCACTACATCAAGAACCCTCAGGCACGGCGGACGATCAGGACGAAGCAACTCGTCGCGCGCTCGGAGAGGGCGATCCTCCTCACCGGTACGCCACTGGAGAACAAGGTCGACGAGTTCCGCAATCTGGCCTCCTATGTGCGCCCCGACCTCACCGTCGACGCCACCGACCTGTCTCCGAAGAGATTCCGGCGGCAGATCGCGCCGGCGTACCTGCGCCGGAACCAGGAGGACGTGCTGACCGAACTTCCCGAGCTCATCGAGGTCGAGGAATGGCTTCCGATGTCCGCGGCGGACATCTCTCGCTACCGCGCCGCCGTCCAGCACGGGAACTTCATGGCGATGCGCCAGGCGGCCATGCTCCAAGGACACCAGTCCGCGAAGGTGCAGCGCCTGATCGAGATCGTCCGCGAGGCGGAAGAGAACGAGCGGCGAGTGATCGTCTTCTCCCACTTCAGGGAAGTGCTCGACCTGGTTGCCCGGTCGTTGCCGGGGCCGGTGTTCGGGCCACTCACCGGGTCGGTGCCAGCAAGCCACCGCCAGCAACTGGTCGACCAATTCTCGTCGGCGAGGCACGGCGCCGTCCTCGTCGCCCAGATCGTGGCCGGCGGCGTCGGGCTCAACATCCAGTCCGCATCCGTCGTCGTCATCTGCGAACCTCAGCTCAAGCCCACCACCGAGGCGCAGGCCATCGCCCGTGCACACCGGATGGGGCAGGTGCAGTCGGTGCAGGTCCACCGGTTGCTCTCCGAGGACAGCGTCGACCAACGGATCACCGAGCTGCTGGCCGGCAAGAAGCAGCTCTTCAACGAGTTCGCCCGGGTCAGCGACATGGCCGACTCCACTCCGGAGGCGGTCGACCTGTCCGAGGCCGAACTCGTCCGAGAGGTCGTGGCCGCTGAGCGCCAACGCCTCTTCAACCGTGCCGCTGCCGAGGCCTGA
- a CDS encoding alpha/beta hydrolase produces MEQVKVEVPDGTLTALRFGTGPKIAVAAHGITASGMAYRAVARQLPADWSLIALDLRGRGGSAELPGPYGMTRHAEDICAAAVQFGQGRPVALVGQSMGAYAALRAAARRPELFTRLVLVDGGLPLPVPAGADPDAVLTATLGPAIARLSDTFPSEEAYVDFFRAHPALAAEWTDDMAEYVRYDAIGAAGAIRSRVNAEAVREDGRDLLVEADSFGADLLRLTVPVVLLHAPRGMFGQAPGLLPEAIVAQWRDRAPHLTTELVDANHYTILMTDGPAATIVRHLTGA; encoded by the coding sequence ATGGAACAGGTGAAGGTCGAGGTGCCGGACGGCACGCTGACCGCCCTCCGGTTCGGCACGGGCCCGAAGATCGCGGTCGCCGCGCACGGCATCACCGCCTCCGGCATGGCGTACCGGGCCGTCGCCCGGCAGTTGCCCGCGGACTGGAGCCTGATCGCACTCGACCTGCGCGGCCGGGGCGGCAGCGCAGAGCTGCCCGGCCCGTACGGCATGACCCGGCACGCGGAGGACATCTGCGCCGCCGCCGTCCAGTTCGGCCAGGGCCGTCCGGTCGCGCTGGTCGGCCAGTCCATGGGGGCGTACGCGGCCCTGCGCGCCGCCGCCCGCCGGCCGGAGCTGTTCACCCGGCTGGTACTGGTCGACGGCGGCCTGCCGCTGCCGGTGCCCGCCGGGGCCGACCCGGACGCGGTGCTCACCGCCACCCTCGGCCCGGCCATCGCCCGGCTCAGCGACACGTTCCCCTCCGAGGAGGCGTACGTCGACTTCTTCCGCGCCCATCCCGCGCTGGCCGCCGAGTGGACCGACGACATGGCCGAGTACGTCCGGTACGACGCGATCGGCGCCGCGGGCGCGATCCGGTCCCGGGTCAACGCGGAGGCGGTCCGGGAGGACGGCCGGGACCTGCTGGTCGAGGCCGATTCGTTCGGGGCCGACCTGCTCCGGCTGACGGTGCCGGTGGTGCTGCTGCACGCCCCACGGGGCATGTTCGGCCAGGCCCCCGGGCTGCTGCCCGAAGCCATCGTCGCGCAGTGGCGGGACCGCGCGCCACACCTGACCACCGAGCTGGTCGACGC
- a CDS encoding TetR/AcrR family transcriptional regulator, whose amino-acid sequence MTQTAWNPRRLTAVAADLPEGVTPPGTRGRILQAALKLFAEYGFHGASIRDIARAVGINSATLYAHYPGKEHLLAELIRLGHEELRRRLRQAYAEAGADPTAQLAALVRAQVLVHTDYPLLALVANHELHALSPERAAPALELRDDARRLLLAALERGTAAGEFDVADVTLAGIAIGSLGMRVANWFGPDQPYTREQVADAFVDFALRLVGSPLPRG is encoded by the coding sequence GTGACGCAGACCGCCTGGAACCCCCGCCGGCTCACCGCCGTCGCCGCCGACCTGCCCGAAGGCGTCACCCCGCCGGGCACCCGGGGCCGCATCCTCCAGGCGGCGCTGAAGCTCTTCGCCGAGTACGGCTTCCACGGCGCCTCGATCCGGGACATCGCCCGCGCGGTCGGCATCAACTCGGCCACCCTCTACGCGCACTACCCGGGCAAGGAGCACCTGCTGGCCGAGCTGATCCGGCTCGGCCACGAGGAGCTGCGGCGGCGCCTGCGGCAGGCGTACGCCGAGGCGGGCGCGGATCCCACCGCCCAGCTCGCCGCCTTGGTCCGGGCCCAGGTGCTGGTGCACACCGACTACCCGCTGCTGGCCCTGGTCGCCAACCACGAACTGCACGCCCTCTCGCCGGAACGCGCCGCGCCCGCGCTGGAGCTGCGCGACGATGCCCGCCGGCTGCTGCTGGCCGCGCTGGAGCGGGGCACAGCCGCCGGCGAGTTCGACGTCGCCGACGTGACCCTCGCCGGCATCGCGATCGGGAGCCTCGGCATGCGGGTCGCCAACTGGTTCGGCCCCGACCAGCCGTACACCCGCGAGCAGGTCGCCGACGCCTTCGTCGACTTCGCGCTGCGTCTCGTCGGCAGTCCGCTCCCCCGCGGCTGA
- a CDS encoding winged helix-turn-helix domain-containing protein — translation MREVPDYWRIADDVIADVRSNKLEPGEKLPSISELREKYDVSHGTVQMAYARLEALRVIRRQQGKGVFVTDPKTWMREP, via the coding sequence ATGCGAGAAGTGCCGGACTACTGGCGCATCGCCGACGATGTGATCGCCGACGTCAGGTCCAACAAGCTCGAGCCGGGGGAGAAGCTGCCCTCGATCAGCGAACTGCGCGAGAAGTACGACGTCAGCCACGGGACGGTGCAGATGGCCTATGCCCGGCTGGAAGCTCTCCGGGTCATCCGCCGCCAGCAGGGCAAGGGCGTCTTCGTCACCGATCCGAAGACCTGGATGCGCGAGCCCTGA
- a CDS encoding DivIVA domain-containing protein, which yields MAQVYRSGQLYGTGLPARLTPHEVRTRTFDPRRRGVDPDQVREFQAQVADELTDLHQQVRLLSEENDRLKRALRDWQTMHARECQPNEGHW from the coding sequence GTGGCCCAGGTGTATCGATCCGGCCAGCTCTACGGCACCGGCCTCCCGGCCCGGTTGACCCCGCACGAGGTACGCACCCGCACCTTCGACCCGCGCCGCCGCGGCGTCGACCCAGACCAGGTACGCGAGTTCCAGGCCCAGGTCGCCGACGAACTGACCGACCTGCACCAGCAGGTACGCCTGCTCAGCGAAGAGAACGACCGACTCAAGCGGGCACTGCGCGACTGGCAAACCATGCACGCCCGCGAGTGCCAACCCAACGAGGGCCACTGGTAG
- a CDS encoding VOC family protein, whose translation MQNGVQAQVPVLYVADADAMRRFYELFGYSELRSGGDGESRWSYLQCGELTLLVAAVTPRLITVELPLLIYLYVDDLTATVERLTAAGYAVERAGYPEHARGGECRTTDPDGNVVVFGQRQPVPEQARSPEDAKAARFSLIRAAAERVSRHGGAPARCQIGGPRGEACLEPAEVKLADSWGDTVWGCLAHADETLLNARGAFLATEDGPGLSAFLRARQAQPGTAATV comes from the coding sequence GTGCAGAACGGAGTGCAGGCTCAGGTGCCGGTGCTGTACGTCGCGGACGCCGACGCCATGCGGCGCTTCTACGAGCTCTTCGGCTACTCCGAGCTGCGCAGCGGGGGTGACGGCGAGTCCCGCTGGTCGTACCTGCAGTGCGGGGAGCTGACCCTGCTGGTGGCCGCGGTGACCCCGCGCCTGATCACCGTCGAGCTGCCCCTGCTCATCTACCTCTACGTCGACGACCTCACCGCCACCGTCGAGCGCCTGACCGCCGCGGGGTACGCCGTCGAGCGGGCCGGCTATCCGGAGCACGCCCGCGGCGGCGAGTGCCGCACCACCGACCCCGACGGCAACGTGGTCGTCTTCGGCCAGCGCCAGCCCGTACCCGAGCAGGCCCGCAGCCCTGAGGACGCCAAGGCGGCCCGGTTCTCGCTGATCCGCGCGGCCGCCGAGCGGGTCAGCCGGCACGGTGGCGCACCGGCCCGCTGCCAGATCGGCGGCCCACGCGGCGAGGCATGCCTGGAGCCGGCCGAGGTGAAACTGGCCGACTCGTGGGGCGACACCGTGTGGGGCTGCCTGGCGCACGCCGACGAGACCCTGCTCAACGCGCGCGGAGCATTCCTGGCCACCGAGGACGGGCCGGGGCTCAGCGCGTTCCTGCGCGCCCGGCAGGCCCAGCCGGGCACCGCCGCGACGGTCTGA